The segment CTGCAAAACCGCCTTCTGGGCCATCACGAACAAACTACAACGTCAATCCTAACTGAGAACGCGTTTTTTCGGGTACGACTCGGTCGAAAATGATGGCGGCACTGGAGTTGGTTTTATGCAATTCTTTGTAGGCGGCTTGCAGTTGAGCTTGAGTCTCCTGCAATAGCTCGGGGCGGTCCAACTGTTTGAGCCCCTCGCAGCGACTCACCAAGGCTAAAGTCCGATAGAGCCGATCAATTTTTGGATCTGCGGACAATCGCCGCAGCACTTCCTCGGCCGCGCGCCATTGATTATCACTTTGCATTTGCCGCGCCATTTGCAATTGGCTCTTTGCATAGTAACGGATATGGAGGGATTGGTTTTCAACGGGTGGGAAGTAGTCCGATACCGCGGACCACCCTGCTTCGTCGTTGCGAACGACAGCGATCAGGTATTGCTCTTCAACGCTTGTTGCCTGCGGAACTTGGTCAGGACGAAGTATTTGCGTGACACTTTTTGGTGGCCTCGACAGCATCGCGGCGCAAGTCCCGATGATTCCGATCATGACCGCCGCGACAGCCCCGGTCCATTTCAAAGCCTTGCGTCGGTTTCGCTGGCGGGACTCATCTACGATTCGTTGCAGCCGGACCGTCGCGGCAGCGGTTCCAATCGTTACAGCCGAAGTGCCACCGGAGATGGTTTGAGCATGAATCGCCGCGAGCACTTCGCTAGGTGATTGAAAACGATCTTCGGGTCGTTTGCGAATCAATTTCGCCACGATCGCGATCAGCCATTCGGGAACATCGCTTGATCCACGCGCCAAATCCAAGGGAGCTGGAATCTCGTGTAGATGCATGACCGCCAAGGCCAGCGGATCTTCCGCTTCGAACGGTGGACGGCCTGCGATCAAATGGTACATCGAAATGCCGAGCGAATACAAATCGCTGCGAACATCGACAACATGCCCTTGAATCTGTTCGGGGCTCATGTACCGCGGCGTGCCGAGTGTCAACCCAACTTGCGTCAGGTCGCTTCGAGTGGCATCGACGGAGTCGGTTGCCACTCGAGCCAATCCAAAGTCGGCAACTTTAATGATCCCGCGACTCGAACGCATGATGTTTTCGGGTTTGATATCCCGGTGCGTAATCCTTGCCTCGGCCGCAACTTCCAAAGCCGAACCGACTGCCATCAAAACCTCAATCGCTTCGTCCGCACTGACAGCCCCGGACCGAGTGATCACCTGCCGTAAATTGTCGCCATCGACCAATTCTTGAGCAATGTAGTGAAAGGAATCGACGTTTCCAACTTCGTAAATTTGAATAATATT is part of the Novipirellula aureliae genome and harbors:
- a CDS encoding protein kinase domain-containing protein is translated as MIHDDSDLSDPLAERTEAMGEAMDSVSERKGIVSSSQLMGSRLGNYQILRKLGRGGMADVYAARDLILGREVAIKVLRSDFASDETYVNRFRREAKAAAKLNHPNIIQIYEVGNVDSFHYIAQELVDGDNLRQVITRSGAVSADEAIEVLMAVGSALEVAAEARITHRDIKPENIMRSSRGIIKVADFGLARVATDSVDATRSDLTQVGLTLGTPRYMSPEQIQGHVVDVRSDLYSLGISMYHLIAGRPPFEAEDPLALAVMHLHEIPAPLDLARGSSDVPEWLIAIVAKLIRKRPEDRFQSPSEVLAAIHAQTISGGTSAVTIGTAAATVRLQRIVDESRQRNRRKALKWTGAVAAVMIGIIGTCAAMLSRPPKSVTQILRPDQVPQATSVEEQYLIAVVRNDEAGWSAVSDYFPPVENQSLHIRYYAKSQLQMARQMQSDNQWRAAEEVLRRLSADPKIDRLYRTLALVSRCEGLKQLDRPELLQETQAQLQAAYKELHKTNSSAAIIFDRVVPEKTRSQLGLTL